The Halorhodospira halophila SL1 genomic sequence GCCATGCCGTCACCTATGTGTCGTTAAGGGGCCGGCCGGGGAGCACCCGGCTCCCCGGCAGCGCATGCTCACCACGTGCGATTCTTCTTGAACGCATCCATCGCCTTCTGCATCTCGGCGTGGATCTCGTCGTTGTAATCGCCGGTCTCCGTGATGCGCTGGAGCAGCTCGGCGTGCTCCGCACGCAGGTAGTCGAGCAGCGCCTTCTCGAAACGGACCACCTGGTCGTTCTCGACGTCGTCGACGTAGCCCTCGTTGGCGGCGAACAGCACGAAGGCCATCTCGCCGACCGACTGCGGCTCGTACTGACCCTGCTTCATCAGCTCCATGGTGCGCTTACCGCGCTCGAGCTGCTGCCGGGTGGTCTCGTCCAGATCCGAGGCGAACTGCGAGAAGGCAGCCAGCTCCCGGTACTGGGCGAGGGCCAGGCGAACACCGCCGCCGAGCTTCTTGATGATCTTCGTCTGCGCCGAACCACCCACGCGGGAGACCGACAGACCGGCGTTGACCGCGGGGCGGACACCGGAGTTGAACAGGTCGGTCTCGAGGTAGATCTGGCCGTCGGTGATCGAGATCACGTTGGTCGGCACGAAGGCGGAGACGTCGCCGGCCTGGGTCTCAATGATCGGCAGCGCGGTCAGCGAACCGGTCTGGCCCTTGACCTCGCCGTTGGTCCGACGCTCCACCTCCTCGGCGTTGATGCGCGAGGCGCGCTCGAGCAGCCGCGAGTGGAGGTAGAAGACATCACCCGGATAGGCCTCACGGCCCGGGGGACGGCGCAGCAGCAGCGACACCTGACGATAGGCCCAGGCCTGCTTGGTCAGGTCGTCGTAGATGATCAGGGCGTCCTGGCCGCGATCGCGGAAGTACTCGCCCATGGCGCAGCCGGCGTAGGGGGCGATGTACTGCATGGCGGCGGACTCGGAGGCGCCGGCGTTAACGACGATGGTGTTGTCCATCGCGCCGTGCTCCTCGAGCTTGCGCACCACGTTGGCGACCGTCGAGTTCTTCTGCCCGACCGCGACGTAGATGCACTTAATGCCGCTGTCCTTCTGGTTGATGATCGCGTCGACGGCCACCGCGGTCTTGCCGGTCTGGCGGTCGCCGATGATCAGCTCACGCTGACCGCGGCCGATCGGCACCATGGAGTCGATGGCCTTGAGGCCGGTCTGGACCGGCTGGTCGACCCCTTCGCGGGTGATGACGCCCGGCGCCACCTTCTCGATGGGCTCGCTGCCCTCGGTCTTGATCGGGCCCTTGCCGTCGGTGGGGCGACCCAGGGCGTCGACCACGCGGCCGAGCATGGCGTCACCAACCGGCACCTCCAGGATGCGGCCGGTGCACTTGACGGTGGCCCCCTCCTTGATGTGCTGGTAGTCACCGAGGAGGACGGCACCGACGGAGTCCCGCTCAAGGTTCAGGGCCATGCCGAAGGTGTCGTCAGGGAACTCCAGCATCTCGCCGAACATGACGTCGGCGAGGCCGTGGATGCGGCAGATGCCGTCGCCAACGCTGACGACGGTGCCTTCGTTGCGGGCCTCAGCCGCCGCGTCGAAGTTCTCAATGCGACGCTTGATGAGCTCGCTGATCTCCGATGGATTGACTTGCATCGTCCTACCTCGTCAATGAACCAGTGCACTCGAGAGGCGGGCCAGTTTGCCCTTCACCGAGCCGTCTATGGTGGTGTCGCCAGCGCGGATCATCGCCCCGCCGATGAGGGACTCATCGACCCGCGTCTGCAGCCGCACCTCTCGGCCGAGGCGCTTACGGAGCGCTTCGGCCAGGCGTTCTTGCTGCGCGTCCTCGAGCTGGGTCGCCGAAAGCACCTCTACGTCGACGATGCCCTCGGCCTCGGCACGCAGCTCTTCGTAGACCCGAGCGACTTCCGGCGCATACTGCAGTCGCCGGTTGCTCGCCAGCAGCCGGACAAAGTTCTCGCCGGTCTGCCCTAGGTCGCCAGCCGCCTCGCAGACAATGCCGGCGAGTTGCTCGGCGCTGATCCGCGGGTGGGTGAGCAACGAAGCGAGCTGGGGCACCTGCACCACCTCGGCCACCGCCGCAAGCCGACGCGACCAAGCCTGGCGCTCGGTCGCGTCGTCACCGGCAAGCTCGAAGACGGCGCGCGCGTAAGGTCGGGCCAGTGTGCTGCGCTCGGCCATGGCGCCTCCCTAGATTTGCGTCGCCAGTTCGTCGATCAGATCCTTGTGCGCCTTGGCGTCCACCTCGCGCTTCAGGATCTGGCTGCTCGCCTGGACGGCGATGGTCGAGACCTGCTTACGCAGATCCTCACGGGCCCGCTGGATCTCTTGATCGATCTCCTCGCGGGCGGAGGCCAGGATCCGGTCGGCCTCGGAGCGGGCCTCGGCCCGAGCCTCCTCGATCATCTCGGCCTGGCGCTTGTTCGCCTGGTTGATGATCTGGCTGGCCTGCTCCCGGGCATCCCGCAGCATGGCCTCGACCTCGGCCTGAGCCTTGTCCAGCTCCTCCTTGCCGCGTTCACCGGCGGCAAGGCCGTCGGCAATCTGCTTCTGCCGGTCGGCAAGCGCCTGTTGGATCGGCGGCCAGACGAATTTCATGGTGAACCAGACGAACAGCGCGAAGCTGATCATCGGCCCCCAGAACGTGGCACCAAAGTTCACGGTTTCACCTCCGATCGAGCTGGCGGCTTAAAAGCGCCGGCGTGTGTTTACGCGCCGGCGGCGGCCTCGACAGCACCCAGGAACGGGTTGGCGAAGGTGAAGAACAGCGCGATACCCACGCCGATCATGGCGACGGCGTCGAGCAGGCCGGCAACCAGGAACATGCGAACCTGCAGCATCGGGGCCATCTCGGGCTGACGCGCGACGCCCTCGAGGAACTTGC encodes the following:
- a CDS encoding F0F1 ATP synthase subunit delta; the protein is MAERSTLARPYARAVFELAGDDATERQAWSRRLAAVAEVVQVPQLASLLTHPRISAEQLAGIVCEAAGDLGQTGENFVRLLASNRRLQYAPEVARVYEELRAEAEGIVDVEVLSATQLEDAQQERLAEALRKRLGREVRLQTRVDESLIGGAMIRAGDTTIDGSVKGKLARLSSALVH
- the atpE gene encoding F0F1 ATP synthase subunit C, which produces MELAELIANVQGLTALTVGILIAGGAIGTGIGFGLLGGKFLEGVARQPEMAPMLQVRMFLVAGLLDAVAMIGVGIALFFTFANPFLGAVEAAAGA
- a CDS encoding F0F1 ATP synthase subunit B — encoded protein: MNFGATFWGPMISFALFVWFTMKFVWPPIQQALADRQKQIADGLAAGERGKEELDKAQAEVEAMLRDAREQASQIINQANKRQAEMIEEARAEARSEADRILASAREEIDQEIQRAREDLRKQVSTIAVQASSQILKREVDAKAHKDLIDELATQI
- the atpA gene encoding F0F1 ATP synthase subunit alpha gives rise to the protein MQVNPSEISELIKRRIENFDAAAEARNEGTVVSVGDGICRIHGLADVMFGEMLEFPDDTFGMALNLERDSVGAVLLGDYQHIKEGATVKCTGRILEVPVGDAMLGRVVDALGRPTDGKGPIKTEGSEPIEKVAPGVITREGVDQPVQTGLKAIDSMVPIGRGQRELIIGDRQTGKTAVAVDAIINQKDSGIKCIYVAVGQKNSTVANVVRKLEEHGAMDNTIVVNAGASESAAMQYIAPYAGCAMGEYFRDRGQDALIIYDDLTKQAWAYRQVSLLLRRPPGREAYPGDVFYLHSRLLERASRINAEEVERRTNGEVKGQTGSLTALPIIETQAGDVSAFVPTNVISITDGQIYLETDLFNSGVRPAVNAGLSVSRVGGSAQTKIIKKLGGGVRLALAQYRELAAFSQFASDLDETTRQQLERGKRTMELMKQGQYEPQSVGEMAFVLFAANEGYVDDVENDQVVRFEKALLDYLRAEHAELLQRITETGDYNDEIHAEMQKAMDAFKKNRTW